The Neodiprion virginianus isolate iyNeoVirg1 chromosome 5, iyNeoVirg1.1, whole genome shotgun sequence genome contains a region encoding:
- the LOC124304830 gene encoding uncharacterized protein LOC124304830: MSRTLSLIILFFGILYATAHNLDGNGTECDEINSRNGQNLILTQLTVEPEKDTRKTMTDARSQGEEVSQGRTFAIKRLQFMLLPVMYKMGVMTTLLTVLLIVSLKSLLIGVILLVLKVSSFLAKFHQPHAEPHHQMPWYMPPQPWMQPQPIHVHVSPSGDGGHHSHPTHDQVYSGWDRSPPTGPYGPSIPVDYGQYYFKG; encoded by the exons ATGAGCCGGACGTTGAGtttgatcattttattttttggcaTTCTTTACGCTACTGCCCACAATCTCGATGGAAACGGTACTGAATGTGATGAAATCAACTCGAGAAACGGTCAGAACTTAATACTGACCCAGCTAACGGTAGAACCAGAGAAGGATACGAGAAAAACAATGACAGATGCACGTAGTCAAG gCGAGGAAGTAAGCCAGGGGAGAACTTTTGCTATCAAAAGATTGCAATTCATGTTGCTCCCTGTTATGTATAAGATGGGAGTGATGACGACTCTTCTAACGGTACTCCTAATCGTATCTTTGAAAAGCTTGCTAATCG GGGTTATCCTGCTGGTCCTTAAGGTGAGCAGTTTCTTGGCAAAATTCCATCAGCCACATGCGGAACCGCATCATCAAATGCCTTGGTACATGCCTCCACAACCGTGGATGCAACCACAACCGATCCACGTACACGTATCGCCTAGCGGCGACGGCGGTCATCACAGTCATCCTACACACGATCAAGTTTACTCTGGTTGGGATCGATCGCCGCCCACGGGCCCATACGGGCCCTCAATACCGGTAGATTACGGTCAATATTACTTCAAGGGCTAA